The following proteins are encoded in a genomic region of Xenopus laevis strain J_2021 chromosome 3L, Xenopus_laevis_v10.1, whole genome shotgun sequence:
- the LOC108710291 gene encoding olfactory receptor 5F1, whose translation MENQSSQNNFHFLGFSDQVPSHIFLFPLFFLMYIITVAGNIGIILLIWTNKHLHNPMYYFLANLAFIDLWYASGITPKMLTDLMSSEKNISYLGCALQMYFFVALGSTESFVLALMAFDRYVAICNPLIYLMKMTKNTCFQMLTGAYIAGFLHSLIQTCCMFRLSFCGSHQIRHFFCDIVPLLKLSCSDTTINELVVSLFASSVTISSIIVIVISYASILQAVFRRCSPQGRHKALSTCGSHFICVILLYSTVIFMYMRPSSSYSLDQDRIVAIVYTLVIPMLNPLIYSLRNREMKQALKQANCNFMWLNKLLLR comes from the coding sequence ATGGAGAACCAGTCATCTCAAAATAATTTCCACTTCTTAGGATTCAGTGACCAAGTTCCCTCCCATATTTTTCTCTTCCCATTATTTTTCCTCATGTACATTATTACGGTAGCAGGTAACATTGGAATCATATTGTTGATATGGACAAACAAACATCTCCACAAcccaatgtattattttcttgCCAATTTGGCCTTCATTGACCTTTGGTATGCCTCTGGTATTACTCCTAAGATGCTGACTGACCTGATGTCTTCAGAAAAGAACATATCCTACTTAGGGTGTGCCTTGCAAATGTATTTCTTTGTAGCTCTGGGCAGTACTGAGAGCTTTGTACTTGCACTGATGGCTTTTGATCGCTATGTTGCAATATGtaatccccttatttatttaatgaaaatgacCAAAAATACTTGTTTTCAGATGCTGACTGGAGCCTATATAGCTGGTTTTCTCCACTCATTAATACAGACATGTTGCATGTTTCGACTTTCATTCTGTGGGTCTCATCAGATCAGACATTTCTTTTGTGATATTGTGCCCTTGCTAAAACTTTCCTGCTCAGACACAACCATAAATGAGCTTGTTGTATCATTATTTGCTTCTTCTGTTACTATAAGTTCAATTATTGTTATAGTCATATCCTATGCTTCAATTCTACAAGCTGTTTTTAGAAGATGTTCACCCCAGGGAAGACACAAAGCTCTTTCAACATGTGGCTCTCATTTTATTTGTGTAATTTTGTTATATAGTACTGTTATTTTCATGTACATGAGACCAAGTTCCAGTTATTCCCTGGATCAAGACAGAAttgttgctatagtttatacGCTGGTTATTCCTATGTTGAACCCTCTAATTTACAGTTTAAGGAACCGAGAAATGAAGCAAGCATTAAAGCAAGCAAACTGCAATTTTATGTGGCTAAACAAGTTATTATTGAGGTAA